The genomic window CGGTTTTGGCAGGACTGAGTGGATTGTATGTCTAAAACGAGTATTGCGACGTTAGTGCCAACGTTTTTTCATCAATATCCGACGTCAATTCGTGTGCACGCTCAACGGCGTCTTCGAGTTCTTTTAAAATTTTTTCAAATACCGGTTCAAACTCTTTCGGCATTTCCAAATGCATCAGTCCGGCAAAATCGTGTTCAAGCGATTTGAAGTCAGGCATATTGGCCGTAACAAACATTTGTTGAAATTCATCCAGCCTTCCTAATTCAAGCGCGGGCATCTGCCGGGTCACATTCATCGACGCCGCATCGTCCCTCCACAGAACTTTTTTATCGCTGAGATCAAAATCTGAACCTTCTATCAAATAATGTTCGAGTGCGATGTCGGTTTCCGCTTCGAACGCCTGTAAAAAATCAAATTGTGACATTGTTCTGACCTTTCAAATTGACAACCTCATTCCATAAGGCACAAGTCAGGCCAATTGCCCCAAACTTCTCCAAATCAATAGAATTAATATATTTGAATTGATAGAAAAGAAATAAACCGGCCAAAAAACTATGGATTTCCACTCCTCATTAAGGTTTTTTTCCATAAAAAATCCGGCATTTTCTCAAATGCCGGACTAATTATTTTAATCCGCCGCTATCGTTCTAAAATTTATTGAGCGTTGATAACGACGCCTTCCGATGAATATTTTACGATTTTATTTTTTACCGGTTCGACGGTGCGGAGATATTCATAGATCGCGCCGAGATCGCGTTCGCTCATACCGGAATACATGAGCCAAGGCATGAGCGTATTGAAATTACTTTCATTGAACGGCGGCTTCATCGGAATTTGCTGTGCCTGCTCGCCTGCAAACGTCTTGAATTTATTGACGAACTGTTCTTTCGTCCAGCTTCCGATTCCTGTCTCGACGTCAGGTGTGATATTCGCCGAGCGAATTGTTCCCCAAGGTAATATAAACTCCATGCCGCCGGCCAATATTTTTCCGGGAAGCGGTTTACCGTGATCTTGCGGAGTATGGCATTCACTGCACGATGCAATAGTCATTAAATATTTTCCATATTCGATCGTATTGGCCGTGTCCACAGGTGTTTTCCTGATTTCGGTTTTTTTAGGGATCAACCGGACGATCAGATTCATCGGAAAATTCAGCGACGTTTCAGGCACCGAACTGTCGACAGGTTTGAGCGTGCGGATGTAAGCAATAACGGAATATAAATCTTCTTCCGTCATCTGCGCGAAATTCGGATACGGCATGATCGGAAAAAGCGCCTGATTTTTTTTATTCACTCCGGCTACAATCGCGTGCAGCACGTCGCCGTCACTCCAATTGCCTAAAGCCGATGGCGTAATATTTTTAGCGGTGATCTTACCCGGAAAACCTAAGTTCTCATCAAAAATCTCTCCGCCTTTGCCTTCACTGCCGGGCACGATCGGACCGGCATAGTAATTCCAATCGCGTGTCGAATGGCAATCGATACAGACGGCAACATGCTTCGCCACATATTCGCCTCTTTCCAGGCGCGCCTGCGTGGCCTCGATTTTGACATCCGGAACGGAACCGGCATCGGGGTATCTGAATGTGAGATAAACTATCCCTCCCACGATGATCAGGACACACACTACGACGAGCGCCCCTATCCACTTAAGGATTTTCATATTTCCTCTCCTCTGCTTGGTTGGTTTGAAATTGCAGCGCACCCGAAAAATAGGGTCGATTCGGTCGCGCGGCATGATGGGTTCGTTAACGCAAAAAAAACTTCATTGACGGACGGGAAAAATCGTGTAACTTAATGGCGCCGTTGCCGTAAAGGATGGCACTATTCCAATCAACCCGTCTTATTATTTCATAAAAAATGACATCGTTTGAATAACTTCGGGAAAGGAACGTATGAACGTCGTCAATTTCAAGGATAAATTTTCAAAATTTTCCGAACACTGGTCACCGAAAATCATCGGGCAGTTGAATGACTATCATATTAAACTCGTAAAAATCCAGGGCGATTTTGTCTGGCACAGCCACGCTGAAACCGATGAAGCGTTTATCGTCATAGAAGGTGAGTTAGGAATTGATTTTCGTGACCGGCAGGTGATTCTGCAGCCCGGCGAAATGATCGTCGTTCCCAAAGGCGTGGAACACAAGCCCTTTGCCAAAAATGAATGTAAAATGATGCTGCTCGAACCTGCCGGAACGGTCAATACCGGCGACGTACAATCCGAGCTCACTGCTGAAGTAAATTGGATTTAATTTGAGGTCGTTTCGACTGCGCTCAACGACCATAATCGCTCCCTGAGCGGAGCCGAAGGGAGCAATAACATTGTTCGACGACTATGTTTTAACACACTGAATTTTTTTAAACGTTTTAAAGAAAACAACTCCAAAACAAGCTTAAGGAATCGTCTATGTTAATACGTATGATTGCAATCCTCTTATTGCTGCCCTTGACAGCTGCATTCAGTCAATTGAAAGATCTGCAAACAAAATTTACGCGAACTGATACATTACGCGGAATGTTGACGCCACTACGGACATGTTATGATGTCACACATTATAATCTCGACGTCAAAATCGATCCGGCCACGCAATCGATCAGCGGAAGCAACACCATTACATTTAAAACCGTTACGG from bacterium includes these protein-coding regions:
- a CDS encoding cytochrome c; the encoded protein is MKILKWIGALVVVCVLIIVGGIVYLTFRYPDAGSVPDVKIEATQARLERGEYVAKHVAVCIDCHSTRDWNYYAGPIVPGSEGKGGEIFDENLGFPGKITAKNITPSALGNWSDGDVLHAIVAGVNKKNQALFPIMPYPNFAQMTEEDLYSVIAYIRTLKPVDSSVPETSLNFPMNLIVRLIPKKTEIRKTPVDTANTIEYGKYLMTIASCSECHTPQDHGKPLPGKILAGGMEFILPWGTIRSANITPDVETGIGSWTKEQFVNKFKTFAGEQAQQIPMKPPFNESNFNTLMPWLMYSGMSERDLGAIYEYLRTVEPVKNKIVKYSSEGVVINAQ
- a CDS encoding cupin domain-containing protein, coding for MNVVNFKDKFSKFSEHWSPKIIGQLNDYHIKLVKIQGDFVWHSHAETDEAFIVIEGELGIDFRDRQVILQPGEMIVVPKGVEHKPFAKNECKMMLLEPAGTVNTGDVQSELTAEVNWI